AATTAGCAaatgcataattttttttttttttttttataaaaaaaagaggCACTTTGTTTGGACAAAAGGCATTATATGTAAAAGAAGAAAATCTGCTGGTGATATTAAATTTCGTTCAAATAATCTTCGGaatccatgaaatcctcaaactCGGGCTGGACCTTGGGCAGGAGTGGAGAGGTGTTGGTCAACATGGGAAAAGATTTCGGGACGGGCTTGGTCAAAGTAGTGCTTCTCCTGCTGTTTGTCCTCTCGTCGACGCTCGATGTCGGCGAAAAGAGGGTCTTGGGGATGGTGGTGGAGAGGGTTATGGTAGGAGAAGTTTTAAGCGTAGCAGAGCTTGAGACGGCAGTGATGTTGGTTAGTGGGTTTACAAGGTTTGCATGATAAAGAAGTTGAAAAGagatatttttaacaaaattagaaaaataatggGAATTGAACCCGACGTGAATCGAACACGCAACCTTCTGATCTGGAGTCAGACGCGCTACCATTGCGCCACGGATCCACGAGTTGCTATGAGCCTTTCCGACATATTAATATCATAAAAGTAATTTCCTTCGTCACCGCCCAGATAATTTTTCCCGCCAAATCTAACCGTCTTAACTGATACAGCCAACAAACCCCGTTCCCCAGCTGGAAACTGCGGGAGGAGCTTCCATTACTCCTGTTTACTTACTTCCCTAGCAACTGCACCTCTCAGTCTCACGTTTCACACTCTCTTGCAGGAGGAAAACGAAAAAAAATCTCCAATGGAAGAAACGCCCAAAGTGGATACCAATATCCAAATAAACCCGGCGGCGGAGGCAGAGCCCACATTTCCCTCGGATTTCACCGACTCTCTTCAAGATCACAAGACGCCGTTCTTCAAATCCCGCTCTCGCAGAAGAAGAAGTGACACATGGGTCATTTCCATCTTCGTTATCTTCCACCTGATAGCCTTCATCGCCACCATGATCGTCAACGATTGCTGGACTAACTCTAATGGTGATTGCGCTGTCAAAGCCCTCAGAAGGATGTCGTTCCAACCCCTCTCCGAGAATCCCTTCCTTGGCCCCTCTGCTTCCACGTTAGTGTTTGTCTCTTGTCTTTTGTGTTTCTCAATTGAATGTTGATCTGATTGGGTTGGATATATGCATGAATCTGCGTTTCGAGGGTTTATTAGAAGTGAtttctttttcaaaaaaaaaaaagaaaaagattctGCTTGATTTCTGGGATAATTTGAGGAGACGTAAAGGCAAGTAAATCGTTGTTTGTTGTATGCTATGCAAGTTGCATCAGTGAGATTTGCAGTTTGGTCGCCGAGAAATATGGGATGAAGAAGAGTGGTTTTTGTCGCATATGGAAGGGTTTTCGGTGCCTTCTATTTTAACATCCATGTTGTTGATTCTCCTTTGATAATCGAAAAGTCCCAAGTTTAGTTTTGCTTCCTCTTTGTTTAAGTGAATTGATCTGAGTTCTTCATGTGTTGCTGTATAGGAAAATTACATTGCTGAAAGATTGATCAAGTGTATTTGGATTCTGGGCCTAGTTTTGTCATGTTTGTTGAATGGCAGGACTGTTTGTTAGAAGCAAAATATGAGTAGGGAtaaagatttgttgatttgttagAAGCAACATAGTTTCAAATACCACTGAACATATctcatcaaaatgaatggttgatttGCTGCCATGTAATTGAAATTAGCCATAATAAGTTTGCTTTTATAGTGCCATATTTATTAAACTAGGGCCGTTTCAGAGAGTTCTAATCCATTTCTTTGGAACGTGTCTTCAATACCATTTGTTCTAGTACCCTGAAGATGCAACACCATGTCAATGCGTGGTTTTATGCATTGCTGAAACTCTCCTCTATTGCAGGCTAGATAAAATGGGGGCTCTTCGCAAGACATTGTTGTTGGAACATCAAACTTGGCATCTTTTTTCATGTCCATGGTTGCATGCTGGGCTCTTCCACCTTATCATCAATCTCACAGGTGTTATCTTCTTAGGGATTTACCTGGAGCAAGAGTTTGGACCATGTAAGGATGTGAATCTTAAGTTCTTTATGTGAATATCTTAATTTTTGTGAGCATGCAAGGCTACAGCCAGATGTCATATTGTTTCTGAACAATGTCTAAGTTGTTTTGGTTCTTCGGTTCTGTTGCACAGTAAGGGTTGGCGTTGTCTACTTTCTTTCTGCCTTTTTTGGTACATTGGTGACTGCACTTTTTGTTCGAGATAGCCCAATAGTTAGTTCCTCTAGTGCTCAACTTGGATTACTTGGGGCTACACTTTCTGCACTTGTAAGGAACTGGAAAATTTACACTAATAAGGTCCTGCTTCTGCACATTTTTTTTCTTATCACCTAGTTATCTCTCTTCCCTGTTGATTTTATGGCCTAGCTCATTGGTCTTTCTTTGCTTGATTGCAGTTAGCGGCTGTGCTGATACTTTTTGCTGTCTTTGCATGTAATTTCATGCTTGGTTTGCTACCTTATATAGATAACTATTCAAACATTGGAGGTCTTATATCAGGATTCCTACTTGGAATTGCACTTTTGTTCACTCCTCAGCTGAGACAAGTAGCTCAAAACAAATCAGGCCTTTATGATTCTGGTGTCAAAAGTTCCTTTAACTTGAAGCAGAAGCTGGACAGGCCTGTGCTGAGGAGTGTCTCTCTTCTTCTGTTTGCTTTCctgtgagttttttttttctttgtgcaAAAAgggaagataaaaaaaaaataataataattcttcTGTTGCTTGTCATTGTGGTCTTTTGTGATACTAAAAGGATTTATTTGTGTGCAGACTTGTTGGATTTCTTGTGGCAGCACTCCAGGGTATTAATATAAGCCAGTATTGCCAGTGGTGCGGATATTTTGACTGCATTCCTTCCAAAAGGTGGAATTGCAATGATGTGACAACTTATTGTGAGGTATGGTTTTGATTTTAGCACTTCATACTAATTTACATCCGAGGTGATTTAATTGTCAAGAAGGACGAAAGGAAAATcagaaattttatgaaatttaggaGTTTTGATGTCTTCTTTTCCAGACACTTGCTAGCAAACGCAAGGAGATTTTGTAAATACAGAATGTGAACTGAACTAGGAACATCTAAGTTTCAGTTACATTCATATGTAGAAATGCACTCTGTATAAGTAATTTGCTTCCATAAACTTGGGTTTTCCGACAATGATTTTAAACATGAAGAGTGAAAAGGAGCAGAGCAAGAAATTAAGATAGGTGAAGAATACTTTTCAGCTAGGATGTCAGCTTGAAAATTTTACTGAATCTGCACAATATGATAAGGAATAGCTACAATTTTATTTGTATTTAGTTGATAGATTGTAGTGTTTTTCAATCTCATGCTAATATAATGTCAAGTGCAGATCATGTTAAGTGATACAGAGTTGACTTTGACTTGCCTTGGTAACGGCAACTTCAGGGTTTTCCCCTATACCAACATTTCAGATGCAAGGAAAAAGGATGTGTGCACTCTAATATGCTCGTGAAAACTCACATAGTTGGTCGATTTTCGTTCTTTGTCCAGTGCTTTGATTTGGCAAGTATAGCAATTTTTTAATGACTTCTGAAAACCGTAAAGACACGAATAATTGATGCCCTTTTGATTGTCATTTAGTTGGTATTTTGTAAGAAACAaggggccatttgtgcagtacgCATAAAATTTACCTGTAATATTCACAATAGATGAGAAATGTAGCTACACCTGGACTGTTGATAAACTGCTTATTTCTACTTTTCTTCCTGTCTTTCAAAGAGGTAGCGCCCATGGCCTAATGGATAAGGCGCCTGACTTCTAATCAGGCGATTGTGGGTTCGAGTCCCACTGGGCGTGCTTCTGTAGCATTTTTCGGGCCCAGAATGCAATCCAAGCATCAGCAGCTTTTCTTTTTGTATTTGCTGTTTTTATATTTACTGGATTACAGACAAAATATTACGTTCGGGTGAGGTCTCCACAGAAGAGACTTCTATACGGTAGCCCTCGCAGCCGCAATGCTTTTAATATAGGATTTGAGTACATATAGAACAACTTTTACAACTTACGTAAAGCATCTAATAATGTGGGCCTATAACCCTACACCATACATTGCATTGTGTATTCCTCCCTCTTCCAATGCCAACCCTAGCCAAGAAAAGTAAATCAGAGCTCCACTTTCCATCAATTATAACATTTTCAATCCAACTGAGAAGCTCCCACTTTTGGACAAATTTCGGCTTAAACATTCAAGTCCTTGTTTGGACCACCTGTAACTCAACAGCTAAAACCACAAAGTCTTGGATCATTTTGCCTAATTACTCCAACTATAGCCTTTACTAGCCCCGCCCATTCTTAAGCTTAGACAGGCAATATATTTTGCTTGCCTGCTTTTAGTGTTTAATTATTAGTTTTCCCTTTTTTCAGTTTAACTGGCTAGTTAGATATCACAGTAATTGCTGAATTAAAGGTCATTGTTTAAATACTAGTTTTCTCTTTTTTCATTAGACAACAGCTGGCTAGCTAGCAGCTGTTATTGCCAGCTAGGATTTTCAATGATGATTTATTAACTAACTAAGCTTTTTTAGTGTCAATAATTTGTCATCCCAAACAGCTACAGTGGGTTGAAAAGAGACCAGGGACCAAATATATGAAGCTAAAATTGCATAATAGGGTTGATTTGTCTTTAGATTGGACCATTTAAACATGCAGCTAGGTGTCTAAATTTAAGACACGCAAGATGGGCTTACTGGCTTAGTCTTTGTTTGTCAAAAAACTAATTAATGGTCAAAAATCATTTCCTTCCAAGATGAAATGTTTTACATGCAAATATTTGAGTACTTGAGTTGGTTTTAGTCACTCCTTGTCAGATCACCAAACATGTCACCTGTCAAGATTTATTTTGCTAGCAATAGCATCTCTATATTTGTAATGCACTATTGAGGTTCAACCACTAATTTGCCAACATGTGTAATGTTCCCATTAACCATATTGGCATGCAAATTCTATATCAAAATCATAATCATGAAAAAGTGAAAGTCCCCCCACCCCTATGCTTCTCATTAGATACCCCATTTATAAAAAGCCTAGCTATATGCACTACTCTTTACTTGCATTACAATGAATGCTTAGTTGATGGTTTAAACTTGCTAGACGATTATCTATAAAGAAGGCTCCCTCTTATGGGGGATGAGAAGGGGATATATAAAAGGCACTTGTAGTGGGGGGGAATCCTGAAGTGGGGTTTTGCCTAGTTGAACCCAAAGGCAAAGAAAGTCCCCTCTATCCTTCTCGCCATCTTAGTCAAACACAGGCAATGGGCTATAGAGTCTAGCCCCAAAGAGTATGGTAGGGTAAGTATGATAATTGGGTGCCATTTCATCATTTTCTACTCCTCTTCTAGTTTCTTTATAAAAGATCATATATGCTTATTGGTTGACCCTTCCCTtcattttctcatcattctttctCTTCGTATTCATAGGGATTTGTGTAAAAAACTCCACACATAAATCAATACGTAGTTAAGCTTTATTTGAGTTTTATATATTagtggatttttttttatttcccttttttaTCCATTTGACACAACACTACGAGTAGAGAGAATATTACAATAAtccgtaaaattaaaaaaaaaaaaaagtattgaaCATGCTGAACACCTAGCTCCTGGGTCATGTCAATATAATGTGTTGGTGGCCCATCTTCCTGTTGTAAGAAAAAGTTGTCCACACGTAAATCTGAAATAATTAAGGATATATTCTAAATCCAACCCATTTCAGCCACTGATTAGGAAGATTATGTGCTCAAATCATTAATAATTAGCTCATATCTGCCAACATCACCAGCAACAATTtgcttaaatattaaataataaattgagaaaagaaaattcccATCAAAACATAAACAATTATATATTTTCAATCATATTCCACAACCTTACTCTTATGCAAATCATCAAACATTTTTTAAGCAATATAATAACCTAAAACAGACTCTTACACAAATCATCAAGCATTATTTAAGCAATAAAATAACCTAAAACAGACCATGTTCTAGTAATTAATGTGCTAACTAATATTGTCAAATGATCCGTTGGTAGCTAAGCAAGAAATTGTCTAGCTAACAATTTTatcaaaaaaagagaaaaaaaaaaaggcccaATACGGTTGCAAGATGTAGATTGTAACATCCATTCTTGGCCACAAGATAGGctgaatttaaaattaataaagttGTCAGGATTTAATGcaaattttttgttttattatttggatttaattaattaattaattagtagccAAATCTCAGATGATTAGCTAGGTGGCCCAGAATAGTGATCAAGAAAGGGAGAACCCCTACTTTGGAAGGTTGAGCTTATGTTTATGATCCAATTGTGTAGTTTTTTGGTTGCCATCTGTCCTATTAGAATTAGAAATGTGTAGGTAGGAGGCACTTTTACATTAGGCCTTAGCTTTATGCTTCACTTTTCTCTTTTCATAAGCACAGTTGTGATTTTTATTGCTCATGTTAATGATAATTGGAGCACCTCTTTTGAAGGCTGACAATGATGCCCTTTGCTCTTTCTTTctatttcttcctttttctttttaatttcttgcttTTAACTTTTCATTTTAGATCTTTCAAAATTCATGAGGATTATTGCAGAATCCACTAAGTACAAAAATAGCACACAAAATCTTTTTGTAGGCAGTGAGTGAGGTGATACAGAGGAAGTAGTAGCAGCAGCAGTAGTATCAGTAGTAAGCTGTAGTAGCAGCTAGCCCTCCTGTTCTGTTGTTGAGAGCTCTGAGAGAGTGAGTCTGAGTTTCAACTTTCAATTATTGTGAGCATAAAGTCTAAAAGCTTGGACACATGTATATTTATGTTCCTTCTTCATCACCATCATTATTGCTACTAGTATTTAACACTTGAAGAATTGCCTAATTAATGGACTGCCACCTTTGTAGCATTTAAATTCTAAGCTAAAACTTGAAAGTCTTCTCATAAGGAAATAGAAGAAAAGAGTTGAATGGAATTGGAGTCATGTTTATTTAGAATGTATTTGgttaaagaataaaaaaattaaatgttagATTTATCATTATAAGTTTTAATCTTTAAATAGTataattgttaatttaattttctaagttAATATTTAACTCTCATAAgagtataaatataatattaattagattaagaattaatttaattttttaattttttaaatatttaaataatattaataaaaaattaaaaattataaaaataataattactccTTATTAATCTCACAACAAATACGCTTCAAGCATAAATGGTGAAGAGGAGGTGCCCCATTTATCATTAACAGAAGAGGTTTTGCAAAATCACTTCACTTGTCTTGAAAACAAAGTAGAATTTTAGGTATCCCTTTATCTTCATTAAAACATCAAGATGAATAATGAAAAGAAGTGCAAGCAGTGGTCCCCTGCAGTAACCCCCAATTAATTTTGGGAATTAATACCATAAGCAACTCACCAAGACAATGGCAGGCTTTTCAACCCTCACTTCTTGAACTGATgggatattctttttttttttttttttaatatcactACTTCAATTATATAGTTTAAAatcttataattatataaataattttaaaattattaaattaaaaattcctATAATAATTTCTCTCTTTTtcaaaagataaattattttgcaTTAACAATTATTCCTTTGTATCATTTTCACATGTTAAGAAGCCATTGGACCATCCAGTTGTATCCTTCTAAGACCATTAAGAAGAAAATGATACATTCCCCAATAAGGGTTTTCCAGGGTAAAAAAAATATGATGTGATGAAAGTGATGCCCATAAATCAACAAGTCTATCCATCAAATGGGTTTTATTTTACTTTCTTTCTTTCCAGTGATATAGATCTATAGATGGACCCTACAAATATAAGGGTTGACCTTAGTTTTATAGGACAAGtcattgtaatatatatatatatatatatatatttcaaactCAAAACTTTATAACTTGAAAATATTCTAAAAGGACTAAATTCAAACAGTTTTTTTTCCCTGAAAGGTTCCCTATCATAGCTATGGATATTTTTCCATTTTTATAACAAGtccagctttttttttttaattgaaaggcGAAGATTTTATTGAATTAATATGAGTCatagtataaatataaataaaataacttGTTCATAAAAGGCCTATGTTAAATACAATAAAACTTCAATTCTACCCAACAATTCTAACCCACAATTTTagattcaaaccctaattcagctCCTGGCTCTTCAATCCAGCAAGAAAACATC
This is a stretch of genomic DNA from Hevea brasiliensis isolate MT/VB/25A 57/8 chromosome 12, ASM3005281v1, whole genome shotgun sequence. It encodes these proteins:
- the LOC110645953 gene encoding RHOMBOID-like protein 8, with translation MEETPKVDTNIQINPAAEAEPTFPSDFTDSLQDHKTPFFKSRSRRRRSDTWVISIFVIFHLIAFIATMIVNDCWTNSNGDCAVKALRRMSFQPLSENPFLGPSASTLDKMGALRKTLLLEHQTWHLFSCPWLHAGLFHLIINLTGVIFLGIYLEQEFGPLRVGVVYFLSAFFGTLVTALFVRDSPIVSSSSAQLGLLGATLSALVRNWKIYTNKLAAVLILFAVFACNFMLGLLPYIDNYSNIGGLISGFLLGIALLFTPQLRQVAQNKSGLYDSGVKSSFNLKQKLDRPVLRSVSLLLFAFLLVGFLVAALQGINISQYCQWCGYFDCIPSKRWNCNDVTTYCEIMLSDTELTLTCLGNGNFRVFPYTNISDARKKDVCTLICS